Within the Leptotrichia sp. oral taxon 498 genome, the region CAAGAATTATCCCAAAAATTTCAAAGATTATTAACTAGAAAATTTGAATTAGAAAAACTTACGACAAAATTACAAGATTGGTATTTACTTAAATTTTCTGAATTTGTAAAAGAATTGAAAAAATCGAAAATAAAATTATCTTTAAAAGAAGAGATGGAATAGGAAGAAATATTTTTAGAGAACAAGGAAGAAGCTGAGAAAATAAAAAATGAGATTGAAATGACGGATAAAGAAATTGATAAGATGGTTTATGAGTTGTATGGGTTGAATGAGGAGGAAATTGAGATAATTGAAAAAAGTTAAATAATTTATAAGAAAGGAGCGATTACAAATGAAAATAAAAAATCTTCACATAAAAGAATACAACGGACTTGAAAATTTAGATATAAATTTTGAGTCAGAAAGAAAAGTTTTGGATTTGGTAGTTCTGGTTGGAATTAATGGGAGTGGAAAAACTAGAGTTTTGGAAAGTGTATTAGATTTTTTTTATAAAATAGAAATGTTTTACAAAAGTCAAAATAAAATTGAATTATTTTATGAAGAAATAGAAAATGAAAGTATAAAAACAGCAGGAAATATTGATGTTTTTTATAATGAACTAAAAAATGGAGCAAAAGGAGCATTTCTTAGTCCAAAATATTTAGAAATTAAAAAAATATTGAAAAAATTTCCTAAAATAATTTATGTTCCAACTGAAATTAATTTTCAAAAAGTTCAAAAAGCTCAAACAAATTTGAAAAAAGAGTACAGTTTTATTAATATCGTAGATTCATACGAAATTAAGGATATTCCATCCTATATTGCGACACGGATTTCAAAAGTTGCGAATGAAGAAGAAAATTTGACGATGGGACAGGTTAGAAAAAAAGTTTTTGCGGAAATTAATGGGATTTTTGAAATTTTGGAGTTGGATGTGAAACTTTCAGAAATATCGAAAGATGAGAACAGTATGCCGATTTTTACTGATTCTAGTGGGAAAAAATTTGGAATAAATGAACTTTCTTCTGGGGAAAAGCAGTTATTTTTACGGACTTTGGCGATAAAAATGCTGGAGCCTGAAAATTCCATAATTATGATTGATGAGCCTGAATTGTCGTTACATCCGAAATGGCAGCAAAAAATTGTTGATGTTTATAGAAAAATTGGTAGAAATAATCAGATTATTTTGGCAACTCATTCGCCACATATTTTAGGAAGTGTGGAAAAAGAGAATATAATTTTATTGGAAAAAAATGAAAATGGAATTGTAAAAGTTAAAACGGGAGATGAGTTTGGAAATTCATATGGACAGACTACAGGAAGAATACTTGAAGATATAATGGGGTTAGAAACAGATAGAAATCCTAGCGTGAATAATTTGCTTAATTTGGTAAAAGAAATGGTTAAAAATGGTAATTATGAAAATTCTGAATTTAAGGAAAAATATACTAAAATAAAGGATATTTTAGGAGAAGATGATAGAGATTTATTTTTGGTGGATATGGATTTACAAATAAAAAAGGGGAGAAAAAATGCTGAAAGTAAACAAAATTAGTGAGCCTGAGTTTTTTAAAGAATTTAAGAGGAAAAGTAAATTAAAAAATTGGAAGGATTTTGATTATGAAATAAAGACTAAATTAAAGAAATATATGCTTGAAAATGAACAGAAATTCGATGGAATCTATTTTTGTCCTTATTGTGAGAGGGAGATTAATGTTGAAAAAAGTCAGATTGAACATGTGAAACCAAAAGATAAATTTCCTAAATTGTTTCATGAATATAAAAATTTTTTGACAGGCTGTTTGGAAAATCAAACTTGTGGCTCAATTAAGAAAAATAAGTGGGACGATAATTTTATAAATCCAATTGAAATTGATCCGGAAAAATATTTCGAGTACAGTATTAGTACAGGTGAGATAATTCCTAAATATGAAACTGGAATAAAGTACAAAATGGCAGTAAAAACGATAGATATATTAAACTTAAATCATAAAAAATTATGTGAAATAAGAAAAACCATGATTTTGGAAATTTTAAATGTGAATATAGAAAATATAAAATACATCAATAAATTTCCAACACTAAAAAAATTTTTAATCAAAAACATAAAATTTTTATCTAAAAATAAATAATAAATAAAAAAATAGGAGGAAAAAAATATGGAAAGAAAAGACATACCAAAGGAATATAAATGGAATTTAGGCGACATTTATGAAAATTATGAAAAATGGAATGAAGATCTTGAAAAAATGGAAAAAATTCAAAAAGAACTTGTTGGATATAAAGGAAAATTTGACAATGAAGATAAACTTCTGGAATTTTTGAAAAAGCAGGAAGAGTCAGAAAAAATCGGTTACAAGCTTTATAGATACCCACAACTTGCAAGAGACCTTGACTCATCAGATAAAGAAGCAACTGAAAATATGCAAAAAATTCAGTTTTTGTTTGCAAAAATGGGAACGGAGCTCTCTTGGGCAAATCCAGAACTTATTGAAAATAGAGAAAATATTGAAAAATGGATTCAAAAAAAAGAATTTTCAGATTACAAATTTGGACTTGAAAACTTGTTTAGACTGCAAAGTCATGTTTTGGACGAAGATAAGAGTAAGCTGCTTTCTTATTACAATTCATATTTTTCAGCGCCTAGAAGTATTTATTCTGAAATAACAGTAACTGATGTAGAATGGCCTTTAATTAAACTAAATAATGGTGAAGAAATTCAGGCGACAGCTGCTAATTATAGTAAAGTTGTGTCTACAAATAGAAATCAGGAAGATAGAAAATTGATATTTGAAAATTACTACGGCATTTTTGAAAAAAGAAAAAATACGATTGCGGCAATTTATAATTCAATTTTGCAAAAAAATGTAGCAAGTTCAAAAGCCTACAATTATAAATCATTTTTAGCTAGTGCCTTAGAAGATAACAACATTCCCGAAGATATTTATTTGAATTTGATAAATACTGCAAAAGAAAATACTGCACCGCTAAAACGATATATAAAATTGAGAAAAGAAATTTTGGGCCTTTCTGAATATCATAACTATGACGGTTCGATAAATCTTGTTAAATTTGATAAAGAATATGAATATGACGATGCTAAAAAAATTGTTTTAAATTCAATTGTGCCGCTTGGAAAAGATTATACAAAAAAAATGGAAAAAGCAATTTCACAAGGCTGGCTTGACGTATTTGAAACTCAAGGAAAACGCTCGGGAGCTTATTCTGCTGGAGTTTACGGAGTTCATCCATATATGTTATTAAATTACAACAAGACTCTTGACAGTGTATTTACATTGGCACATGAATTAGGACATACTTTACACACATTGTATTCTCAAGAAAATCAACCTTTTTCAACATCAGATTACACAATTTTTGTAGCGGAAGTGGCATCAACCTTTAACGAAAGACTCCTACTTGACTATATGCTTGAAAAAACGCAAGATCCAACTGAAAAAATAGCGCTTTTGGAACAGGAGATAAGGAATATTACAGGAACATTCTATTTTCAGGCGTTACTTGCTGACTACGAATATCAGGCACACAAATTGGCGGAAACTGGCCAGCCAATTACAGCTGATGTTTTGAGCAAGATAACAGAAGATTTATTTAAGGCTTATTACGGCGACGAAATTGAAAGAGACGAACTATTAAGTATTTTCTGGGCAAGAGTGCCACATTTCTTTAATTCATCGTTTTATGTGTATCAATATGCAACTTGTTTTGCTTCATCGGCAATACTTTACGATAAAATGATAAAAAATGAAGATGAAAACACTAGAATTGAAGCACTAAAAAAATATATCGAGCTATTAAGTTCAGGTGGAAATGATTTTCCAATGAACCAATTAAAAAAAGCAGGAGTAGACTTGAGTAAAAAATCTACAATTGAAGCAGTTTCCAAACAACTTGACAGTCTCCTAGATAAATTGGAAGCTGAAATAAAAAAATTGAGAAATTAAAATAAAAAATTTCAAAAATATAAGGAGATGATTTTATGAAACTTAAAGAAAAATTTAAAAACTTGTTTCCTGATATGAAAAAGGGAATAGAAAGATTTCCAGTAACTGTGATATTTGGTTTAATACTTTTTATTGTAACAATATTTTCAATTGAAGGCAGCTATTATAAGCTAGAAACTTGGATAGAATATTTAATCATAGCGATACCTTTTTCTGCAACAGTTGAGCTTATAAGAGAAAAATATTTTGAAAATAAAAATCGTAAATTCTTTAGAGCTATCAATTTTTTTGGAACAATTTTGTTTATTTTTGTTTCAAAAATGTTTTTTAAAAATTATTTTGCGGGAGAAATAATTAATATTACCACTACAATATTGATTTTTTATGTGCTTTTTTATTTGATTCCGATTGTTTACAGAAATGAAAACAGAGAAAAATATTTGCAGTCAGTTGTTGGAAATCAAATAATTACAATAGGTTTTGCTTTAGTTTTATTTTTAGGATTTTCTGCCATAATAGGCACAGTCGATGTCCTTCTTGTAAATCTTTCACACACACTATATATTCATGCTCTCGTGTTTTCATCGGCAGTTTTCGGGGTAATATTTTTTGTATCAAGATTAAAAGAAAAAGATGAAAGTCTTGAAAATTATGCATTGCCAAAAATTGTGGAAATTTTAATCTGCTATATTTTAATACCATTAATCTTATTTTATACAGCAATTTTATATTTATACTTTGCAAAAATTATATTTACACTAAAAATGCCAAAAGGAGTTGTGTCGCACTTAGTTTTATGGTATACAGCTTTTAGTCTGTTTATAATAATTATGGTAACTCCAATAACTTTTAAAAATAAATTTGCAAAATTTTATAAAAAATTTTTTCCAATGATTTCAGTACCGCTTATTCTACTGGCACTTTTTTCAATAAACGAAAGAATTTTTCAATATGGAATAACAGAAAATCGATATTTAGTGGTAATTCTTGTAATTTGGCTGTTATTTAATATGATTTTGTACATTGTAAAAAATGATGTAAAATGGGTACTTATTTCATATATTTTTGCAATTTTAATCGCAGTATTTAGTCCATTTAACTTGGTAACTGTTTCTATAAACAGTCAAAATAAACGGCTTGAAAGACTTCTTATAAAAAATGGAATTATTCAAAATGGAAAAATTACAAATAAAAATGATAAGGTTTCCATAAAAAGTAAAAATGAGATTATGTCAGTAATAGATTATTTTTACAACAATACTTCAGAATTAAAATGGAAAAAAATAAAAATTTTAGGAAAAACATACGAAAAGCCAGAAGATTTTATGAAAGTAATCGGCGCTAACGACTTCTGGAGAAGCTATGAAAGTATTGACAATCAAGAAAAAGGCGTTATTTCTGAAATTAGTTTAAAAATGAATGATGGTATTAAAATGACTGAAGCAAAGGGATATGATTACTTAATATATGATTTTAGCGTTTCGTATCTATTGGATGCAAATGAAACAAAAGAATTTGACAACGAAAACTATAAAGTAGTATTAAAAAATAAAAATTTAATGATTAAAAATATTCAAAAAAATATTGAAGTATTAAATATTGATTTAAACAAAATTGCAACTGAAGTCTATTTAAAAATAAAAGAAAAAGCTAAAAAACAAAATCAAAGTTACGTCGAACTTCCTGAAAATGATTTAACTTATTTATCTGAAACAAAAAATTCTAAATATAAAATTGTATTTAGCGACATTCATTTTAGTGAAGAGGATAAAATTGATGGTTTGAATATAAATATTTATTTTAGTGAAAAATAAGATTTTTTGAAACCATAGATATTTTTACATTATTTATTAAAAATCAATTTTAAAAGGGAATGTTTCTCTTATTTACGAAACACTCCCTTATTATTTTAATATCCTTAACCTACTTTTTAGTGTTCTAAACTTCTCAATTCACAGACTGCAAATATTTTTACACCAAATTAATATTTTTTTAACTTATAAGCATAATCAAGCTTAAAAAT harbors:
- the pepF gene encoding oligoendopeptidase F, which encodes MERKDIPKEYKWNLGDIYENYEKWNEDLEKMEKIQKELVGYKGKFDNEDKLLEFLKKQEESEKIGYKLYRYPQLARDLDSSDKEATENMQKIQFLFAKMGTELSWANPELIENRENIEKWIQKKEFSDYKFGLENLFRLQSHVLDEDKSKLLSYYNSYFSAPRSIYSEITVTDVEWPLIKLNNGEEIQATAANYSKVVSTNRNQEDRKLIFENYYGIFEKRKNTIAAIYNSILQKNVASSKAYNYKSFLASALEDNNIPEDIYLNLINTAKENTAPLKRYIKLRKEILGLSEYHNYDGSINLVKFDKEYEYDDAKKIVLNSIVPLGKDYTKKMEKAISQGWLDVFETQGKRSGAYSAGVYGVHPYMLLNYNKTLDSVFTLAHELGHTLHTLYSQENQPFSTSDYTIFVAEVASTFNERLLLDYMLEKTQDPTEKIALLEQEIRNITGTFYFQALLADYEYQAHKLAETGQPITADVLSKITEDLFKAYYGDEIERDELLSIFWARVPHFFNSSFYVYQYATCFASSAILYDKMIKNEDENTRIEALKKYIELLSSGGNDFPMNQLKKAGVDLSKKSTIEAVSKQLDSLLDKLEAEIKKLRN
- a CDS encoding DUF4153 domain-containing protein; protein product: MKLKEKFKNLFPDMKKGIERFPVTVIFGLILFIVTIFSIEGSYYKLETWIEYLIIAIPFSATVELIREKYFENKNRKFFRAINFFGTILFIFVSKMFFKNYFAGEIINITTTILIFYVLFYLIPIVYRNENREKYLQSVVGNQIITIGFALVLFLGFSAIIGTVDVLLVNLSHTLYIHALVFSSAVFGVIFFVSRLKEKDESLENYALPKIVEILICYILIPLILFYTAILYLYFAKIIFTLKMPKGVVSHLVLWYTAFSLFIIIMVTPITFKNKFAKFYKKFFPMISVPLILLALFSINERIFQYGITENRYLVVILVIWLLFNMILYIVKNDVKWVLISYIFAILIAVFSPFNLVTVSINSQNKRLERLLIKNGIIQNGKITNKNDKVSIKSKNEIMSVIDYFYNNTSELKWKKIKILGKTYEKPEDFMKVIGANDFWRSYESIDNQEKGVISEISLKMNDGIKMTEAKGYDYLIYDFSVSYLLDANETKEFDNENYKVVLKNKNLMIKNIQKNIEVLNIDLNKIATEVYLKIKEKAKKQNQSYVELPENDLTYLSETKNSKYKIVFSDIHFSEEDKIDGLNINIYFSEK
- a CDS encoding AAA family ATPase, whose translation is MKIKNLHIKEYNGLENLDINFESERKVLDLVVLVGINGSGKTRVLESVLDFFYKIEMFYKSQNKIELFYEEIENESIKTAGNIDVFYNELKNGAKGAFLSPKYLEIKKILKKFPKIIYVPTEINFQKVQKAQTNLKKEYSFINIVDSYEIKDIPSYIATRISKVANEEENLTMGQVRKKVFAEINGIFEILELDVKLSEISKDENSMPIFTDSSGKKFGINELSSGEKQLFLRTLAIKMLEPENSIIMIDEPELSLHPKWQQKIVDVYRKIGRNNQIILATHSPHILGSVEKENIILLEKNENGIVKVKTGDEFGNSYGQTTGRILEDIMGLETDRNPSVNNLLNLVKEMVKNGNYENSEFKEKYTKIKDILGEDDRDLFLVDMDLQIKKGRKNAESKQN
- a CDS encoding retron system putative HNH endonuclease, whose translation is MLKVNKISEPEFFKEFKRKSKLKNWKDFDYEIKTKLKKYMLENEQKFDGIYFCPYCEREINVEKSQIEHVKPKDKFPKLFHEYKNFLTGCLENQTCGSIKKNKWDDNFINPIEIDPEKYFEYSISTGEIIPKYETGIKYKMAVKTIDILNLNHKKLCEIRKTMILEILNVNIENIKYINKFPTLKKFLIKNIKFLSKNK